A section of the Deltaproteobacteria bacterium genome encodes:
- a CDS encoding GAF domain-containing protein, whose product MRLGAIAIGLAAIVLATRTTITSSAWVGRVFPGFVLLDNRVIASVGLANWSGTSVPGLYQSQVVAVNGVAVGSAAEAYARVAALAPGTPVRYRLARRGVEREVTVAAERFTLRDWMLLFGAFLLNGAMYLASGLVAWVLRPRAPVVRAFLMVGVAMSLFLLTAMDLYGPASFFRLHVVGETFFPAAVLQFALLFPQTHRFARWRHAGYGLSLAILVLYEAFLYRPSTYSSLLAANMIYLGVVVVVLTARLVWVYWRGGSQLARQRVRVVTLGVLFGLGIPGSIVVISALLGGGVAMNTAAFTPFLFALSVAYAIVQHDLLEIDAMVKRGAYYLVLTGAVGSAYVAAVVVLNLILQAGAVTESPAFPVVFTLAVLLLFNPLRTRLQALVDLVFFGTRYDGPRVLAALGAQLAATLQRDRIGELVRDCVDETIPNTGTRLFVANGGRLAEVGGGATIPPSLARHLGAGRVLTSLDPAELYPAPEAHDAARAAMAALGAEVAVPLRRREEVVGVLTAGPKRSGLFYTAADAEFLRALANSTAIALENASSYEALAELNLRLEDRVRERTAQLQDANRELADAYTELKNAETKLVHSEKMASLGRLVAGVAHEINNPVSFIATSVAPLRRRLAQAAAGAPPEVASMLREAEDIADIMARGAERTVAIVKDLRSFSRLDEASRKLVDLHEGLEVTLRLLEPRWRDRITIHRDYGTLPLVECDPGQVNQVFMNVLANACDAIEGAGNVWIGTRHDGDVVTVTVRDDGHGIAADVLGRIFDPFFTTKDVGGGTGLGLAIAHGIVAAHGGRIEVESAPRAGATFRIVLPTEASAVSLDRAASGNG is encoded by the coding sequence GTGCGGCTGGGCGCGATCGCGATCGGCCTCGCGGCGATCGTCCTCGCCACCCGGACGACGATCACGAGCAGCGCCTGGGTGGGCCGCGTGTTCCCCGGCTTCGTCCTCCTCGACAACCGCGTGATCGCCTCCGTCGGCCTGGCCAACTGGTCGGGCACCTCGGTCCCCGGGCTCTACCAGAGCCAGGTGGTCGCCGTGAACGGTGTCGCGGTGGGCTCGGCGGCGGAGGCCTACGCGCGGGTGGCCGCGCTGGCGCCGGGGACGCCCGTGCGCTATCGGCTCGCCCGCCGCGGCGTCGAGCGCGAGGTGACCGTCGCGGCCGAGCGCTTCACGCTGCGCGACTGGATGCTGCTCTTCGGCGCCTTCCTGCTGAACGGCGCCATGTACCTCGCCTCGGGCCTGGTGGCGTGGGTGCTCCGGCCGCGGGCGCCGGTCGTGCGGGCGTTCCTCATGGTCGGGGTGGCGATGAGCCTCTTCCTGCTCACCGCCATGGACCTCTACGGTCCCGCGTCGTTCTTCCGGCTCCACGTCGTCGGGGAGACGTTCTTCCCGGCCGCGGTGTTGCAGTTCGCGCTCCTCTTCCCGCAGACACATCGCTTCGCCCGCTGGAGGCACGCGGGGTACGGGCTCTCGCTCGCGATCCTCGTGCTCTACGAGGCGTTTCTCTACCGGCCCTCGACGTACTCCAGCCTCCTCGCGGCCAACATGATCTACCTCGGCGTCGTGGTCGTGGTGCTGACCGCGCGCCTGGTCTGGGTCTACTGGCGCGGGGGGTCGCAGCTCGCCCGGCAGCGCGTGCGGGTGGTCACGCTCGGCGTGCTCTTCGGGCTCGGCATTCCCGGATCGATCGTGGTGATCTCGGCGCTGCTCGGCGGCGGGGTCGCCATGAACACCGCCGCCTTCACGCCCTTTCTCTTCGCGCTCTCCGTCGCCTACGCGATCGTGCAGCACGACCTCCTCGAGATCGACGCGATGGTGAAGCGCGGCGCCTACTACCTGGTCCTCACGGGGGCCGTCGGCTCCGCGTACGTCGCGGCCGTCGTGGTGCTCAACCTGATCCTGCAGGCGGGGGCGGTGACGGAGTCGCCTGCCTTCCCGGTGGTCTTCACGCTCGCCGTGCTGCTCCTCTTCAACCCGCTGCGCACCCGGCTCCAGGCGCTCGTCGACCTCGTCTTCTTCGGCACCCGCTACGACGGCCCGCGTGTGCTCGCCGCGCTCGGGGCCCAGCTCGCGGCGACCCTGCAGCGCGACCGCATCGGGGAGCTCGTCCGGGACTGCGTCGACGAGACGATCCCGAACACCGGCACGCGCCTCTTCGTGGCGAACGGCGGGCGGCTCGCCGAGGTGGGCGGCGGGGCGACGATCCCACCGTCGCTCGCCCGACATCTGGGCGCCGGGCGCGTGCTCACCAGCCTCGATCCGGCCGAGCTCTACCCGGCCCCGGAGGCCCACGACGCCGCGCGGGCGGCGATGGCGGCGCTCGGGGCCGAGGTCGCCGTGCCGCTCCGCCGGCGCGAGGAGGTGGTCGGCGTCCTCACGGCCGGGCCCAAGCGCTCGGGTCTCTTCTACACCGCGGCCGACGCCGAGTTCCTGCGGGCGCTCGCCAACTCCACCGCGATCGCGCTCGAGAACGCCAGCTCGTACGAGGCGCTCGCCGAGCTGAACCTCCGGCTCGAGGACCGCGTGCGCGAGCGGACGGCGCAGCTCCAGGACGCGAACCGCGAGCTGGCCGACGCCTATACCGAGCTCAAGAACGCCGAGACGAAGCTCGTGCATTCCGAGAAGATGGCGTCGCTCGGCCGGCTCGTGGCCGGCGTCGCGCACGAGATCAACAACCCCGTGAGCTTCATCGCCACCAGCGTGGCGCCGCTCCGCCGCCGGCTCGCACAGGCGGCCGCGGGCGCACCGCCCGAGGTGGCGTCGATGCTGCGCGAGGCCGAGGACATCGCGGACATCATGGCGCGCGGCGCGGAGCGGACGGTGGCGATCGTCAAGGACCTGCGGAGCTTCTCCCGACTCGACGAGGCGAGCCGCAAGCTCGTCGACCTGCACGAGGGGCTCGAGGTGACGCTCCGGCTCCTCGAGCCGCGCTGGCGCGACCGCATCACGATCCACCGCGACTACGGCACGCTGCCGCTCGTCGAGTGCGACCCGGGCCAGGTGAACCAGGTCTTCATGAACGTGCTCGCCAACGCCTGCGATGCGATCGAGGGAGCGGGGAACGTCTGGATCGGGACGCGGCACGACGGCGACGTCGTGACCGTGACCGTGCGCGACGACGGCCATGGCATCGCGGCCGACGTGCTCGGGCGGATCTTCGACCCGTTCTTCACCACCAAGGACGTCGGCGGCGGCACCGGGCTCGGGCTCGCGATCGCGCACGGCATCGTCGCCGCCCACGGCGGGCGGATCGAGGTGGAGAGCGCGCCCCGCGCCGGCGCCACGTTCCGCATCGTGCTGCCGACCGAGGCCTCCGCCGTTTCCCTTGACAGGGCGGCGAGCGGCAACGGATAG
- a CDS encoding GNAT family N-acetyltransferase — protein sequence MQSTEIPQLPDRPAKERSIFTRLLRGYRFSVCEDAASVARALDVRRQVYRGACGYEVPVPDEYDGRSWLLLAEDMRTGEAVGSMRVTPRAAGPLECEEYLVLPPALRSASAVEITRFAVLPMHRNSKRFLPVVALGLFKLVSHFVVAATGAEHAIVCSKAERIWSYEWMRFRRTGIVARYTKLGGCEHELLTCDLRSGVGMHSDHRYWAFFFEIDHPEVVLPARLPEPGLGNQAAFQPLKRSA from the coding sequence ATGCAAAGCACCGAAATTCCCCAGCTCCCCGATCGGCCCGCGAAGGAGCGATCGATCTTCACCCGGCTGCTGCGCGGCTACCGGTTCAGCGTCTGCGAGGATGCGGCATCCGTCGCCCGCGCCCTCGACGTCCGCCGGCAGGTCTATCGCGGCGCCTGCGGCTACGAGGTGCCCGTGCCCGACGAGTACGACGGCCGTTCCTGGCTCCTGCTCGCCGAGGACATGCGCACGGGCGAGGCGGTCGGGTCTATGAGGGTCACGCCCCGCGCGGCGGGCCCACTCGAGTGCGAGGAGTATCTCGTCCTCCCGCCCGCGCTCCGCTCCGCCAGCGCCGTCGAGATCACCCGGTTCGCGGTCCTCCCGATGCACCGGAACAGCAAGCGCTTCCTGCCGGTGGTGGCGCTCGGCCTCTTCAAGCTCGTCTCCCACTTCGTGGTGGCGGCCACCGGCGCCGAGCACGCCATCGTGTGCTCGAAGGCCGAGCGGATCTGGAGCTACGAGTGGATGAGGTTCAGGCGCACGGGGATCGTCGCGCGCTACACGAAGCTCGGCGGCTGCGAGCACGAGCTGCTCACCTGCGATCTGCGCAGCGGTGTCGGCATGCACAGTGACCACCGCTACTGGGCCTTCTTCTTCGAGATCGACCACCCCGAAGTGGTGCTGCCGGCACGGCTGCCGGAGCCCGGCCTCGGTAATCAGGCGGCGTTCCAGCCGCTCAAGAGGAGTGCCTGA
- a CDS encoding sigma-54-dependent Fis family transcriptional regulator has product MEFDYRRFPVVVVDDEPDILRAFTFNYGDEFALLTAESGAGGLQLLQAHDPAVIVADQRMPVMSGVEFLARSMEIRPDANRIVLTGYTDVDAIVRAINTSRIYRYVTKPWESEELRLTLRRAIEAFHLARENARLLQELSRANQRLAAENTYLKETAAPDEIVGESAAIRDVLALVARVAPSPTTVLIEGETGTGKELVARAIHAASDRRDRLFVAVNCASFSEGILESELFGHRRGAFTGAVADRKGLFEVADGGTLFLDEISETSGALQAKLLRVLQEGEIRPVGETRARTVDVRVITATNRRLEDEVKAGRFREDLYYRLRVFPIRLPPLRDRREDIPALARHLARRLAAQLKKPVGEPSDETLALLSRYAFPGNVRELANEIERAVLLADPGAPLTEDLFSERLQEGAADGAAPGLLQSRTEAFEREQVEAALARAGGVKTRAAEELGITYRGLLKKMRRLGM; this is encoded by the coding sequence GTGGAGTTCGATTACCGGCGCTTTCCGGTGGTCGTGGTCGACGACGAGCCGGACATCCTCCGCGCCTTCACGTTCAACTACGGCGACGAGTTCGCGCTGCTGACGGCCGAGAGCGGCGCCGGCGGGCTCCAGCTCCTCCAGGCGCACGACCCGGCCGTCATCGTCGCCGACCAGCGCATGCCGGTGATGAGCGGCGTGGAGTTCCTCGCCCGCTCCATGGAGATCCGGCCGGACGCCAACCGCATCGTGCTCACCGGCTACACCGACGTCGACGCGATCGTGCGGGCGATCAACACGAGCCGCATCTATCGGTACGTCACCAAGCCGTGGGAGAGCGAGGAGCTCAGGCTCACACTCCGCCGCGCCATCGAGGCGTTCCACCTGGCGCGCGAGAACGCGCGTCTGCTGCAGGAGCTCAGCCGCGCCAACCAGCGCCTCGCCGCCGAGAACACCTACCTCAAGGAGACGGCGGCGCCGGACGAGATCGTCGGCGAGAGCGCCGCGATCCGCGACGTGCTGGCGCTGGTGGCGCGGGTGGCGCCGTCGCCCACCACCGTCCTGATCGAGGGCGAGACCGGCACCGGGAAGGAGCTGGTCGCGCGCGCCATCCACGCCGCGAGCGACCGGCGGGACCGCCTCTTCGTGGCGGTCAACTGCGCGTCCTTCTCGGAGGGCATCCTCGAGAGCGAGCTCTTCGGCCACCGGCGCGGCGCGTTCACCGGCGCCGTCGCCGATCGGAAGGGGCTCTTCGAGGTGGCCGACGGCGGCACGCTCTTCCTCGACGAGATCTCCGAGACCAGCGGGGCGCTCCAGGCGAAGCTCCTGCGGGTGCTCCAGGAGGGCGAGATACGCCCCGTCGGCGAGACCCGGGCCCGCACGGTCGACGTACGGGTGATCACGGCCACCAACCGTCGCCTCGAGGACGAGGTGAAGGCGGGCCGCTTCCGCGAGGACCTGTACTACCGCCTGCGCGTCTTTCCGATCCGCCTGCCGCCGCTGCGCGACCGGCGGGAGGACATCCCGGCCCTCGCCCGGCATCTGGCGCGACGGCTCGCGGCGCAGCTGAAGAAGCCCGTCGGCGAGCCCAGCGACGAGACGCTCGCGCTGCTCTCCCGCTACGCGTTTCCGGGCAACGTGCGCGAGCTCGCCAACGAGATCGAGCGCGCGGTGCTGCTCGCCGACCCCGGCGCGCCGCTCACCGAGGACCTCTTCTCCGAGCGTCTGCAGGAAGGGGCTGCCGACGGCGCGGCGCCCGGCCTCCTGCAAAGCCGCACCGAGGCGTTCGAGCGCGAGCAGGTGGAGGCGGCCCTCGCCCGCGCGGGCGGCGTCAAGACGCGCGCCGCCGAGGAGCTCGGGATCACGTACCGCGGGCTCCTGAAGAAGATGCGCCGGCTCGGGATGTGA
- a CDS encoding GAF domain-containing protein codes for MHPHALVPLVAAVANAIIFALVLRGGMNAIRRVFAWMTLTVISWNLDIFSLYYFPDVPSALWWSMVFRTGVCLVPAAVLHSVCVLTGAKGRIWSSLLAAGYATGAFLVIANFRGALVSRLTPHPWGWYIEPAPLYSIMTALILIYFSLSIGRVAHTYRHPSDARQRTQAKFWLLAIGVSGPFDLTNLLPLYGINVYPLGSFGNVVYLGIVAYAIARHRLMDVDYVVRKAVSFSLAASAVLIPGGMALFALSREVGGEGPVIVACAAVGLALLSVILIPTFQEALETRVHRAFFPQLYDYRRRLQELPAALVHLVDRSQLVRRLGESLAAILDVETCEIFLPDENGRRLALAYPSPGVPEPLAEAIARDLEQLAEPVLASEVETLSPVGASLFRTRRWEVGIPLRVNDRLNGFIGLGQKKDFRIFSSEDLQLLSAVASGATVALENASLSRQLRRSEAVLERANRLSSLGTLAAGLAHEIRNPLVAVKTFLDLLPQRLDDRQFLSEFRELSLSELRRVTDLIADLLTLGKSRTTERRPVDLPVTLEPVIRLMDTTARKRQVELHSHWKPDLPAVSADPDQLKQIVLNLLLNAIETSPAGGRVMLDVRDGAVLGTTAAVVMEVRDHGAGIPADQLEHIFHPFFTTKETGTGLGLALVHQMVVDHGGEIAVESTVGQGTVFRVTLPAAQLELRRTGT; via the coding sequence ATGCATCCTCACGCCCTCGTCCCGCTCGTCGCGGCGGTGGCGAATGCGATCATCTTCGCGCTCGTCCTGCGGGGCGGGATGAACGCCATCCGCCGCGTCTTCGCCTGGATGACGCTCACCGTCATCTCGTGGAACCTCGACATCTTCTCGCTCTACTACTTCCCCGACGTGCCCTCGGCGCTGTGGTGGAGCATGGTCTTCCGGACCGGCGTCTGCCTGGTCCCGGCGGCGGTCTTGCATTCCGTCTGCGTGCTGACGGGCGCCAAGGGACGCATCTGGTCGTCCCTGCTCGCGGCCGGTTACGCCACCGGCGCCTTCCTGGTGATCGCGAACTTCCGGGGCGCGCTCGTCAGCCGGCTCACCCCGCACCCCTGGGGCTGGTACATCGAACCGGCGCCGCTCTACTCGATCATGACAGCGTTGATCCTGATCTACTTTTCGCTGTCGATCGGTCGCGTGGCGCATACCTATCGCCACCCGTCCGACGCCCGGCAGCGGACGCAGGCCAAGTTCTGGCTCCTCGCGATCGGCGTCTCGGGCCCCTTCGACCTCACCAATCTGCTCCCGCTCTACGGAATCAACGTCTACCCGCTGGGTAGCTTCGGAAACGTCGTCTACCTCGGGATCGTCGCCTACGCGATCGCCCGTCATCGGCTGATGGACGTCGACTACGTCGTCCGCAAGGCCGTCAGCTTCTCGCTCGCCGCCTCGGCCGTCCTCATTCCCGGCGGCATGGCGCTCTTCGCCCTGAGTCGGGAGGTCGGCGGCGAGGGGCCCGTGATCGTCGCCTGCGCGGCGGTCGGACTGGCCCTCCTCTCCGTGATCCTGATCCCGACCTTCCAGGAGGCGCTCGAGACGCGCGTGCACCGCGCGTTCTTCCCGCAGCTCTACGACTATCGCCGGCGCCTGCAGGAGCTGCCCGCCGCGCTCGTTCATCTCGTCGACCGGAGCCAGCTGGTCAGGCGGCTCGGCGAGTCGCTCGCCGCCATCCTCGACGTCGAGACCTGTGAGATCTTCCTCCCGGACGAGAACGGGCGCCGGCTGGCGCTCGCCTACCCGAGCCCGGGAGTCCCCGAGCCGCTCGCCGAAGCGATCGCTCGCGACCTCGAGCAGCTCGCCGAGCCCGTCCTCGCGAGCGAAGTCGAAACGCTCAGTCCGGTCGGGGCGAGCCTCTTCCGCACCCGCCGCTGGGAGGTGGGCATCCCCCTCCGCGTCAACGACCGCCTGAACGGCTTCATCGGCCTCGGACAGAAGAAGGACTTCCGCATCTTCTCGAGCGAGGACCTCCAGCTCCTGTCGGCGGTGGCGAGCGGCGCCACCGTCGCGCTCGAGAACGCGAGCCTCTCCCGCCAGCTCCGCCGCTCCGAGGCGGTGCTCGAGCGCGCCAACCGTCTCTCCTCGCTCGGCACGCTGGCCGCCGGCCTGGCGCACGAGATCCGCAACCCGCTCGTCGCGGTGAAGACCTTCCTCGACCTGCTGCCCCAGCGCCTGGACGACCGGCAGTTCCTGAGCGAGTTCCGCGAGCTCAGCCTGAGCGAGCTCAGGCGGGTGACCGACCTGATCGCCGACCTGCTGACGCTCGGCAAGTCGCGCACCACGGAGCGGCGGCCGGTGGATCTGCCCGTCACGCTCGAGCCGGTGATCAGGCTGATGGACACGACGGCCCGCAAGCGACAGGTGGAGCTCCACTCGCACTGGAAGCCCGACCTGCCGGCCGTGTCGGCGGATCCGGACCAGCTGAAGCAGATCGTGCTGAACCTGCTCCTCAACGCCATCGAAACGAGCCCGGCCGGCGGGCGCGTGATGCTCGACGTCCGCGATGGCGCGGTCCTCGGGACGACGGCCGCCGTCGTGATGGAGGTCCGCGACCACGGCGCGGGCATCCCGGCGGATCAGCTGGAGCACATCTTCCATCCCTTCTTCACCACCAAGGAGACGGGCACGGGCCTCGGGCTGGCGCTCGTGCACCAGATGGTAGTGGACCACGGCGGGGAGATCGCCGTCGAGAGCACCGTCGGTCAGGGGACGGTCTTCCGCGTGACGCTGCCGGCGGCGCAGCTCGAGCTCAGGCGAACCGGGACCTGA
- a CDS encoding MFS transporter: MRRLARQGVASPMEAPLAQAGAPAADARLLTPRFVRVTAANFFFFLTFASFFLLPLHVRALGGSERTIGLVMGTSGVAGLAAVLVIAAVLDRVGRRRFLLGGVATMAVASGAFLFVHAIGPALYALRILQGVAFAAAFNAASTLAVAFAPATRRAAALGLFGVSTLTTHALAPALGELLIAVAGFPALFALAAGFSVIAFAIAWTVPEASPPEAAADAGERLAPTREVLSALGTVCGCGVAFGAVVTYVPTFTRDARLGPVALFFLVYTAAAVMSRVLGGGLGDTRGHRPVIVAALALFAVSVIALAAARSPAGLAGAGLLFGVAQGIAYPTLNAFTVDRAHADELGRAQAFFNGAFNLGTTTGSLALGHVAEAFGHRTMFVTAAAVVAAAFMVFSAGTRGRSRTPHRV, translated from the coding sequence ATGCGGCGCCTGGCGCGGCAAGGCGTGGCGTCGCCGATGGAAGCCCCTCTCGCACAGGCCGGCGCGCCGGCCGCGGATGCTCGGCTGCTCACGCCGCGCTTCGTACGCGTCACGGCGGCGAACTTCTTCTTCTTCCTGACGTTCGCCTCCTTCTTCCTCCTGCCGCTGCACGTGCGGGCGCTCGGCGGCTCGGAGCGGACGATCGGGCTCGTGATGGGGACGAGCGGTGTCGCGGGCCTGGCGGCCGTCCTCGTCATCGCCGCCGTGCTCGACCGCGTCGGGCGCCGGCGCTTCCTGCTCGGCGGCGTGGCGACCATGGCCGTCGCGTCGGGGGCCTTCCTCTTCGTGCACGCCATCGGTCCCGCGCTCTACGCGCTGCGCATCCTGCAAGGCGTCGCCTTCGCCGCCGCCTTCAACGCGGCCTCGACGCTGGCCGTCGCCTTCGCGCCGGCCACGCGCCGGGCCGCCGCGCTGGGCCTCTTCGGCGTCTCGACGCTCACCACGCACGCGCTCGCCCCGGCGCTTGGCGAGCTGCTGATCGCCGTGGCCGGCTTTCCGGCGCTGTTCGCGCTCGCGGCGGGCTTCTCGGTGATCGCCTTCGCCATTGCGTGGACCGTGCCGGAGGCGTCGCCGCCGGAGGCGGCCGCAGACGCGGGGGAACGGCTCGCGCCGACCCGCGAGGTCCTCTCGGCCCTCGGCACCGTGTGCGGCTGCGGGGTGGCGTTCGGGGCCGTGGTCACGTACGTGCCGACCTTCACGCGCGACGCACGGCTCGGGCCGGTGGCGCTGTTCTTCCTCGTCTACACCGCCGCGGCGGTGATGAGCCGCGTGCTCGGCGGCGGGCTCGGCGACACGCGCGGGCATCGGCCGGTGATCGTTGCCGCGCTCGCGCTCTTCGCCGTGTCGGTCATTGCCCTGGCGGCCGCGCGGTCGCCGGCCGGCCTCGCCGGGGCGGGGTTGCTGTTCGGCGTGGCCCAGGGGATCGCCTACCCGACGCTCAACGCGTTCACGGTCGACCGGGCCCACGCCGACGAGCTCGGCCGCGCCCAGGCATTCTTCAACGGCGCCTTCAACCTCGGCACCACGACCGGCTCCCTCGCGCTCGGGCATGTGGCCGAGGCCTTCGGTCACCGGACGATGTTCGTCACCGCCGCGGCCGTCGTGGCGGCGGCGTTCATGGTGTTCAGCGCGGGGACACGAGGGCGATCTCGCACCCCGCACCGCGTCTAA